The proteins below are encoded in one region of Telopea speciosissima isolate NSW1024214 ecotype Mountain lineage chromosome 10, Tspe_v1, whole genome shotgun sequence:
- the LOC122641469 gene encoding perakine reductase-like isoform X3, with protein sequence MSKVPQIQIPRVKLGNEGLEVSKLGFGCWGLTGAYNDPLPEEVGISVIKEAFNRGITFFDTADSYGPNNTNEILVGKALKQLPRDKIQLATKFGIAEVAVTGLNVNGSPEYVRKCCEASLKRLDVDYIDLYYQHRVDKSVPIEDTMGELMKLMEEGKIKYIGLSEASPDTIRRAHAVHPITAVQMEWSLWTRDIEEEIVPLCRELGIAIVAYSPLGRGCFGGKAVTESIPANSFLIRHPRFTGENLEKNKVLYKRVTNLAAKHGCTPAQLALSWVLHQGDDVVPIPGTTKLNNLDENIGSLAVKLKAEDVKEISDAVSIDEVSGARIFDKIYLHSWKFAITPAKNSNLLA encoded by the exons ATGTCCAAGGTTCCCCAAATTCAAATTCCAAGAGTGAAATTGGGAAATGAAGGATTAGAG GTTTCCAAGTTAGGTTTTGGATGTTGGGGTCTTACTGGAGCTTACAATGATCCTCTCCCTGAGGAAGTTGGAATTTCAGTCATTAAGGAAGCTTTTAATAGGGGAATTACCTTTTTTGATACTGCTGATTCATACGGACCTAACAACACTAACGAAATTCTGGTCGGAAAG GCCTTGAAGCAGTTGCCCAGAGACAAAATCCAGCTTGCTACCAAATTCGGTATTGCTGAAGTTGCTGTCACTGGTTTAAACGTTAATGGTTCCCCTGAATATGTAAGGAAGTGTTGTGAAGCTAGTCTTAAGCGTCTTGATGTGGACTACATTGATCTGTATTATCAGCACCGAGTGGACAAATCGGTACCAATAGAGGACACT ATGGGGGAACTTATGAAGTTAATGGAAGAGGGAAAGATTAAGTATATTGGCTTATCTGAAGCAAGTCCAGATACAATAAGAAGGGCACACGCGGTTCATCCAATCACAGCAGTACAAATGGAATGGTCTTTGTGGACTCGCGATATCGAAGAAGAGATAGTCCCACTTTGCAG GGAACTTGGCATTGCAATAGTAGCGTACAGCCCTCTTGGTCGTGGTTGTTTTGGTGGCAAAGCTGTTACAGAAAGCATTCCTGCAAATAGTTTCTTG ATTAGACATCCAAGGTTCACTGGTGAGAATTTAGAGAAGAACAAAGTGCTATACAAGCGAGTTACTAACTTGGCTGCTAAGCATGGCTGCACTCCAGCTCAACTAGCTTTGTCTTGGGTTCTCCATCAAGGGGATGATGTGGTTCCAATCCCAG GGACAACCAAGCTTAACAATCTAGATGAAAATATTGGCTCCTTGGCAGTGAAGCTGAAGGCAGAGGATGTCAAAGAGATTTCTGATGCTGTGTCTATTGATGAAGTATCAGGTGCTAGAATCTTTGACAAGATATACTTGCACTCATGGAAGTTTGCAATTACACCTGCTAAAAATAGCAACCTCCTGGCATAG